In Brachypodium distachyon strain Bd21 chromosome 5, Brachypodium_distachyon_v3.0, whole genome shotgun sequence, the genomic window ggacggaatgAGTACTATTTTCATTGGTTCACATGAGACAATATCTAGGATAGAGACAGCTGCTTTTCTTTCCTCATTAATGATGTGTCATATAAACAAAATATTGACATGGATCATTAAGAAACTACGCCAGGTAAGAACACTagtatactctctccgttccttaaaAAATGGCATATTAGGTTTCATTAAGATAAGGTTTTGATCACAGATTAGTTTATCAAGATGTAttttatatgacataaaattaGTACCGTTAGATTTGTTATCAAAAGTATTTCATGATACCTGTGGTTTCATGACATATAAATCACACTTTAATATAgaaatttgtggtcaaaaccttgtcttaatgaaaactaatatgccattttttaaggaacggagggagtaaatgcctttaataaaaaaaaacgagaATGAACAACCTTAgacaaaataataatcttTTCAACAAATAGTTTCGTTCACCTTCTTACCAACACTCTAAAAACATATCTACAGTACTCATCTTCCAACAATAACTTTAGTTTTTTCTTAGCAGTAGTTCGTGTGTATTGCTAGTTTTTCTAGGGAGAAAACGTTTATTCTTTCCTCTCTTCTCATCAATACGCTGAAATGTCATCATTTTGGTAACGACTAACTCATCTTGAACCATATCATCAATACTAAATCATCAGGTTTCAACCCTTGATTTAAACTTGCTTGCAAACATATTAGACGTAAACACAAAAAACATTTAACTTAAACGTACTATAGTAAAaattctcaacaaaaaaaccTTACTTGTAAACATAGTTAGACAGTTAGACTTAAACTTGACAAACAGGACTACAGAGAGGAGCAAATAAACAGTAAAAAAACACAGACATTTGGAAAAGGTTCAAAGACCTCGATGTATCTCCCACCCGCCAATTAATGCTCCCTCGGGACCAGCGCATCACTTCAATGCAAAGAACCAAAAAGAcccgagaaaaaaaaagcttggACCAGAGGAGGAAACGGCAGAAGCAgagcgggaggaagaaggccgaCTGGGATCCCTGTGGGCGGTGGCCCACCGCATGGCAGTGCCCTGAGCCTGCGCCACCCACCGGGCTCCGGTGGCCGGTGCCGGCACCGAGATGCGGCCGCGGGGAGCGGCCCTGCTTCTCCTCGCTTCCGCTGCGCTCTCGGTTTATGGTATGTTCTTGAGATTTTCTTTCCCCCCTCTGGCTCTTCTTTCCCAGGCGTTTCTCTCGAATCGGAGTTCCAATGCCGAGCAGAAATTTAGCCTGGTTCGCTGGCCTGCAATGGGATCGCCCGGAAAAGGCGGCTGGCATGGCGTGCGTGGCAAGTCCCCCATGGTTATGCGTGGAAAAGCGGCTTGCCTTTGCTTCGTGGAGCTGCTGCTCTTGTGATTTGCCTGAGCGCATCTGAATCCAGTAGGTCTGGACTCTGGACACCGTGGAGATGGCCGTCTCTACTTTATCTTCGCTTTTTTCGTGAATTACATCATAAATCAGGCTCAGCATCTCAAAGTTGGAATTTCTTTATGCAAATCTGTGGTTTGGATTTGCTGCATTGGTGCTGTTAGGCCACCATTGAACTCGAAAGTCTTAGGTTTTGGTGCAATGTCTGGCGAGGGTTTTGGCCACCTTTTGGATCCTCGTCTTCTTGCATAGAGCTGTCATTGCACTCCGCGTTTACTCGCTCAACTGTATACACAGTGCAAAACTCCAACCGAGGGAAAAAATGGCGTGGGGATGCATTGCAATTTAGATCCATTAAACAGTAGCCGTTTTAGTAGTGACATTAAGTTTTTCTTTGACGGCGGAAGGCAGGCGCTCTGCCGATTCATTTAGataggaaaaaataaaagaagtaCAGAATTGAAGTTTTATTTTAATGTTGATGTTTGTATGCACTGCATGGCAGCATGGGATTACTTTCTCTGAATATCATGTGCAGTGCCACTGGGATCAGCAAGCTCAACAACCATTGCGGCATTCTTATTTGGGTTCTTGAGTAGACCGGATCGACATTCAGTTCCTTCCCCAGCCCCAGCACCTTCTCCTGGACCTGAAGGTAAGAAAGAAATACAGGCGTTCATCATATAATTGATCTATATTTCAGTTGTGCTCTttattatttggagttcatcATATAATTGATCTATATTTCCAATTCCCAGGTCCCTTTTACCACCCAGTGCATAGGCATCACAGAAAAAGACCTCATGTTGCCACACCATCTTCGTCGCCATCGTTTGAAAGACAAGGTTTTACTTTTCTCCTCGGGCCAATAGAGACTGCAAATTAATCTTATTGTTAGTACTAAATAACATAACACTAATAGGCCGCCGTcgaaaatagaaaaacacTAACAGACCTGCCTATCACTAAATTTTAACAGATTGCAGTGGAGTAACTTGTTCGAGTCCGCTAACTTCTACTCCAATTGGTTCCCCTTGTGGTTGTGTATATCCTATGCAAATTCAGCTTGACCTTGGAGTAGCACCATACCAGTTATTCCCAAGAATTGATGAGCTAGAAATTGAGATTGCAGAAGGTACATTCCTGAAACAGAGTCAAGTTCGGATAATGGGTGCTGGGAGCAGTATTCAAGGTCCTGAAAAGACTACAGTAACCATTGATTTGGTGCCACTAGGTCAGAAGTTTGACAGGGTTTCAGCTTTACTGACTAGCAAcagatttttgcaaaagaaggTTCTGATCAAGTCGTCTATTTTTGGTGATTATGATGTAATATATGTCCATTATCCTGGTGAGTGACATAATTGTGTTGAGACATCCACGTCACTAGCATAAAAGCCCATTGGTCATGTATTGCTTGCTTTATTTAATCACAAAAACATTGCAGGCCTACCTTCTTCGGTACCTAATGTTCCAGGATCCTTGGGTCCAGTAAGCAGCAATGAGAACCCCTTGGGCGCAAATGTACACAATAAAAGCCATCAGAAGATTAACTCTAAAATTGTTGCCATAATTGCTCTGTCAGCTGTTGTGCTTGTTTTGACTTGTTTTGGCATCGGCATCATATGCAAATATAAAGGATGTGAAAAGGCTCATGGTACTGGTCATGCTTCGAATTCATCATTCACCAGAAAAACAGGTAATTTTGCGTAGCAGCTCTTGTATAGCTTTTACATTATAGCCATTTGCATTTTAATCAGTTAAGCTGCAGATTAAAAGTTAGTCCTGGACTGTATAAATTCTGACTTGCTACAATTTTCTAGCAGCTACGCACCAGGAACCATAAAGCCTCATTTTCAGATGGTCTAAATCCCCTGATATTTGTAACAACACCTTGTTACTGTTTCAGGTATGAGGTCATCATTCTCCAGTTCAGCCAGCTCGACAGCATCTTTTTCTTCAACAATACCAACCTGCCCATCCACTGTCAAGACATTTTCGATTTCTGAGCTTGAGAAGGCAACGGGAAAATTTAGCTTCAACAAAATAATAGGCGAAGGAGGGTATGGGCGTGTTTATCGTGGCATAATCGAAGATGGAACTGAGGTTGCTGTCAAATTGCTTACAGGGAAACACCAGAACAGAGATCGTGAGTTCATTGCAGAAGTCGAGATGCTAAGTCGTTTGCATCATCGCAATCTTGTCAAGTTGATCGGTATATGCGTTGAGCGGAGCATGAGATGCTTGGTATTTGAGCTTGTTCCAAACGGAAGCGTTGAGTCTCATCTGCATGGTATGTGAACCTATGTTATTTTGCATGGCATCTTCGCAGTACTTCAATAAAGTGTTTAAGAAACTGTACCTCCAAGAGTAGAATTACACTAAGGATCAAACAATTTCTTAACTGTGATAGTTACTTACTTCTGTTTCTGTATTTCAGGTTCGCATAAAATATACGGTCCACTTGATTTCGACACTAGAATGAAAATAGCCCTGGGTGCAGCAAGGGGTCTGGCCTACCTGCATGAGGATGCCAATCCCCATGTTATCCACCGTGATTTCAAGGCTAGCAATGTTCTGCTCGAGAACGATTTCACCCCCAAGGTTGCAGATTTCGGGCTTGCCAAGGAAGCATCAGAAGGACTCGAGCATATTTCTACTCAGGTCATGGGAACATTCGGGTAAGAAAAgattgtgtaatcttattctCCTCCTGGCTACTGAGTACAACCGCACTGATTGAAATTTCTATTGCACTCTTTGATTTATTGCAGTTACGTTGCCCCGGAGTACGCAATGACCGGTCATCTCCTGGTGAAGAGCGACGTGTACAGCTACGGCGTGGTGCTCTTGGAGCTCCTGTCAGGCCGGAAGCCCGTGGACATGTCCCAGCCGCCGGGGTCCGAGAACCTTGTCACCTGGGCGCGCCCGCTCCTCACCACTCGGGAAGGCCTGCAGCAGCTGGTGGACCCATCGCTGCCGGCACCGGCGAGCTGCGACTTCGATAAGCTGGCCAAGGCGGCGGCCATTGCGTCCATGTGCGTGCACGTGGAGGCGTCGCACCGGCCGTTCATGGGCGAGGTCGTGCAGGCGCTGAAGCTGATCACCAGCGGGAACGGCGAGACTTGCAGCGGCtccttcggcggcggcgccacggaGGACGAGGAGTCCCCCTGGAACGACGGCAGGAGCTGCTCGTGGAACGACGGTGACGCGCCGCCGCGCATCCCCGGGGCGCCCCGCCCGATGGCAGCGGGCTACAGCTCGGACCCCGCCGATGACgcgtcggcgcggcggccgcggtcgACGCCGAGCGCGGTGCTGGACAAGATCGAGTCCCTGGCGATGTACGACTGGTCGGGGCCGCTGAGGAGCAGGACCAGGAACTTCTACCGGTTGAGGGGAAGCATGAGCGAGCACGGCCATGGCCACCACCCTTCCGACGACTGCAGCATGGAGGGCGGCTACTGGATGTAGCCGCAGCTGATCTAGGAGAGTTTCCATTCTCTGTAACTGTAATTGTATAGCCTCCTGGCCCGCTGCTGCTCTTTGATGAGATTTTGATGCGAAAGAACTCCTGGTTCTAGATCGTTTAATGTAGCGGATGCATGCGCGTTTTGGCCCATAGCTTTTCTTTGGTTGTGCGATGGAAGTTTCGTTCATATCTTACCGTATCAATTTTCCAATTCGGAAATGTCCGGGAGAACCGTGGAGCAGTGGCCGACTGGCCGTTCGATCCGGGCGAAAGTCtccaggaggaggcggcaggaggacgaaggagaggagaaaagaagaagcggGTAAAGAGAGAGCGGACCAAGGTTGACCGGGGTGAACGACCATGACGGAGGCAGGGGAAATATATAGAGTGGACCAGAGCATAAAAAACTGTTCAGAGAGGGAAAAAACACGAAAATACCGTTACTCCGTCTcataagtgactcaaattcattaaatatgaatataatttttgtccaaaaaatatatgataCATATAATAAAAAATCACTCGATATAGCAAGGAGAAAGGAAGGAACTAGGCTGCACCACAGCGTTCGCGAGACTTATTTTCTTGCCGACTTCGCGAGGACGACAGATGAAGCTGGCGAACGCTGTGGTGCAGCCAAACGTGGTGCGCTTTTCACCCCAGCTCTTTATCACCACTCGAACTAGCGCGCGCACACCGGAAGCGCCTTCTCGCTTCTTCTGTGCTCTCCCTTTTCAAGTTGAAAGCCCGACCAGAAGACAGAAGTCGCGGGAGGGCGTAACAACAGATTGGAGAGGTTCCAATGGCTTCCACTGCCCCCACAAGCGTGTGCCCCATCGCGCCGCGGCTCGCGGTGGCTACATCCGGCTCCGGGCGGTCGTTGTTGTCGTCGGCGAGCTATCGCGCCGTCAGGTGCTGGAGCGCGAGGAGGGGGAGATGGCGGAGGTGGGCGGGGTTGAGGGCGAGGtgcgcggcgggcggccagTCCGCCGTGAAGCCCGGGTCGGAGAGCGCCGAGGAGGGGGCGGCGTCGGTCGGGGAGGAGGACCGCCCGCGCCCACAGTTCGACCTCAACCTCGCCGTCGTGCTAGCCGGCTTCGCCTTCGAGGCCTACAGCAGCCCACCAGTGAGCCCTTTGTTACTTACTCCTCGTCATCCTTGAACTGTACTAATCATGAAGTACTTGCAAATGGCAGTTAATGAATACAATCTGTTCTTCTTATTTGGCAGGTAGATGCGGGCTGGCGCGAGACCGATGCAGCTGAATGTCAGACAGTGTTCCTATCCAAGTAAGTTGTGGGCGTATCGGTCCTTTCCCTAGAATTCGAATCACGTTTGTGAATTGTGGTACAAGTATTTGTGAGCGCTGTGGTTCTGAACAACGCAGACAATAAAAttctgaagtttttttttttaatttttgttgttgttttaaatGTCGTGAATGGTTACTGGCTATTGCAGTGTATTTCTCCATGAAGTGTATGATGGACAACTGGTTGTGAGGCTGAAGAAAGGCACGAGTCTTCCTGCAATGGATCCGTGGGTATGGTGATTCATATACTAATGTGTACTTGACGCCCTAAGCTGCATCCATTTTCCATTATCTGTCTTCTAGACGCttcaattttgttgttgtggaTAATATGGaacaattgattttttttccgaaaaggatATGGAACAATTGATGGATCAGAGCCATATCTTATCTTACAAATGGAGTAGTGGAATTGATCATTCAGTACATAAAAGGATGCCATTATTAAGTATTTCTCGTTGACCTTGGACAAGTACATAAGCCTTTTGCAGGCCACATGTGCATCAAATAATGCTTTGCTTGAACCCATCAGAAAATTTGTTCCTTCGCCTGATACCCAGGTTTATATAGTTATGGGACACTTTGCAGATATTATTATCAGTTTTAATGCAGTCTCCGAGAATTTGAGAGCTACCGCATTTCTTCAATGCAGTAGTAGTTGGCATATCTTTaagtattactccctccgatccatattagttgtcaaaatattacatgcatctagacgctttttagacataaatacatccatatttgggcaaatttgagacaattaatatggatcggagggagtattacttaAAGCCATCCCATTCCACTTCATTAGCACCTCCCTTCTTCTAATCCCCTTCCATTGCAGGGTACAAGTGATCCTTATGTAGTTCTACAACTAAATGGTCAAACTACAAAGAGCAATATTAAATGGGCGTGAGtaattttttcccttttctgtACATGCTGGGGGCCCTGGGGGTGCTACTCTGAATAAGAATTTCCTCTTTATATTAAAATAGTGCATGCAGTACATATCACTGACTTCAGGGTCATGGCTAATGGGTTGATTTCTTGACAATAATATTCAATACGCTTGCTAATTATTTTCCACAATTACTGCAGATTTTGATTTGAGTAATTGATCAATGTAGGACGAAGGAGCCAACATGGAACGAGGATTTCACATTTAACATTAGGAAATCTCAAGAAAATCTACTACAGGTATGAAGTACTGTGAGTCCACTGTAATAATGGACTCACTCCAAGTCGTGATCATTAGGCAGGTCTTCATTGTTCTTAGAGTTATGCATCTTGGAAGTGAGCAAGTGGCTCTGTGCCAATGGCCAATCAGAATCTTGTTCTTTAGGAGTGAACCAGTGAGGTTGCTTTGTAAGTAAACCATGGCTGAAGTTTGATACATCAATCTCCAATGAAGCTTAAGTTCAGTCTGGAATATAAACACTAATGATCTTAACTTCTTTTCatgggtgggtgggggtaGGAGATTTAAGAATTTTGAGGCTCTCAATTTTTTGAGCTCCTATTATTTTAACTCACAACCAGAATCTTCAGCACCGGGTGACCGGAAAACATGGAGcgaattatttttatttaatcaTAAATAAGTACATAAGCAAACTACACATTTCATTACTTCAGAAAACTATACATTTCATTTAGCAAGTGATATAATCATAGAATCCAGTTTACATATCCTTCAATTTTTTCAGTCATCTGCTTTGTTATATCCTGGCATCAGCACAAATAATTATTGTGCCTTTTGGCATCTGGTTCCATTCTTCTCAATAGGTCGAGGCTTGGGATGCAAACCTTGTCACCCCACACAAACGAATGGGAAATGCTGGACTGTACCTTGAAACACTTTGCGACGGTAACTCTACATTTTACCCAAAAATGACAATGTCTGTTGCTTGGTGCTTCTTTTTGTGATAACAAGGGTTTCAGTACATGGATGCTGGTTTACTCCTTGTTCTCAGTGGAACTTGCCCACAAAGTTACACAGGCCCCACCCCTGGGCAAAATCCATAGCAACAGTGGTGGTGCCAGGACTCTAATCCGGTGATGTCAAATACATGATTATCTATCAACTTTATctagttttctgttttctaCATGAATTTGTGTTTGATGATTTTGCTAAAAGGCTGTATGGTCAGTTGATCACACAGCTTGAACGTGGCTTTGCCACTGCATAGCAAAACAGGCTCGAATTGGCCAAACCATAGAAGCTAACTGATTTACGTCTATGAAGGGGAGCTCTGGTAAATGGCTAGTGAGACAAGGTTCCACTCAGACACCTTGCTTTGAGTTTCCCCATCTTCTATCTTaggatgtgtgtgtgtgtgtgtgtctccAGTCTCCACCCTCAGTCTCATCTTTTTAAATTATGATCTATGAAGGAATTCAAGATATATGCAGTTTCAtctattatttattttaaatcaAAGACAAAAATGATTTAGAGTAAGCCTGACTCATTAAAAAAGATAAGACCAAATCAACAATTCCACTAATTTGAGAACGTCCAACATGCAATCTACCTCCTGTACTGAAATTTCTTATGTCAGATACAGTTACTGTTGTATTATTTTGTATTTGGATAAAATATAACTCCATAGTTACATGTTGCTTAATTGCATGTAATCTTGCTGATCTGTAGCACTGTATCTGTATGCACCTTCTCGAAAAAATCATACACCTGAACTATTTTATCAGTTATGGCTGCTTGACCAAATAAAATTATGACCGTAGGGTGATAACCTTCTGGTGTGCTggtttgttactcttgggacaACCTTGTAATACCCTTGCTCTTTTTAGGAGATAAGCATGATGCTACTGTTGAACTAGAAGgccttggtggtggtggaacTA contains:
- the LOC100834067 gene encoding receptor-like serine/threonine-protein kinase ALE2 isoform X2, whose amino-acid sequence is MRPRGAALLLLASAALSVYVPLGSASSTTIAAFLFGFLSRPDRHSVPSPAPAPSPGPEGPFYHPVHRHHRKRPHVATPSSSPSFERQDCSGVTCSSPLTSTPIGSPCGCVYPMQIQLDLGVAPYQLFPRIDELEIEIAEGQKFDRVSALLTSNRFLQKKVLIKSSIFGDYDVIYVHYPGLPSSVPNVPGSLGPVSSNENPLGANVHNKSHQKINSKIVAIIALSAVVLVLTCFGIGIICKYKGCEKAHGTGHASNSSFTRKTGMRSSFSSSASSTASFSSTIPTCPSTVKTFSISELEKATGKFSFNKIIGEGGYGRVYRGIIEDGTEVAVKLLTGKHQNRDREFIAEVEMLSRLHHRNLVKLIGICVERSMRCLVFELVPNGSVESHLHGSHKIYGPLDFDTRMKIALGAARGLAYLHEDANPHVIHRDFKASNVLLENDFTPKVADFGLAKEASEGLEHISTQVMGTFGYVAPEYAMTGHLLVKSDVYSYGVVLLELLSGRKPVDMSQPPGSENLVTWARPLLTTREGLQQLVDPSLPAPASCDFDKLAKAAAIASMCVHVEASHRPFMGEVVQALKLITSGNGETCSGSFGGGATEDEESPWNDGRSCSWNDGDAPPRIPGAPRPMAAGYSSDPADDASARRPRSTPSAVLDKIESLAMYDWSGPLRSRTRNFYRLRGSMSEHGHGHHPSDDCSMEGGYWM
- the LOC100834067 gene encoding receptor-like serine/threonine-protein kinase ALE2 isoform X1, which codes for MRPRGAALLLLASAALSVYVPLGSASSTTIAAFLFGFLSRPDRHSVPSPAPAPSPGPEGPFYHPVHRHHRKRPHVATPSSSPSFERQDCSGVTCSSPLTSTPIGSPCGCVYPMQIQLDLGVAPYQLFPRIDELEIEIAEGTFLKQSQVRIMGAGSSIQGPEKTTVTIDLVPLGQKFDRVSALLTSNRFLQKKVLIKSSIFGDYDVIYVHYPGLPSSVPNVPGSLGPVSSNENPLGANVHNKSHQKINSKIVAIIALSAVVLVLTCFGIGIICKYKGCEKAHGTGHASNSSFTRKTGMRSSFSSSASSTASFSSTIPTCPSTVKTFSISELEKATGKFSFNKIIGEGGYGRVYRGIIEDGTEVAVKLLTGKHQNRDREFIAEVEMLSRLHHRNLVKLIGICVERSMRCLVFELVPNGSVESHLHGSHKIYGPLDFDTRMKIALGAARGLAYLHEDANPHVIHRDFKASNVLLENDFTPKVADFGLAKEASEGLEHISTQVMGTFGYVAPEYAMTGHLLVKSDVYSYGVVLLELLSGRKPVDMSQPPGSENLVTWARPLLTTREGLQQLVDPSLPAPASCDFDKLAKAAAIASMCVHVEASHRPFMGEVVQALKLITSGNGETCSGSFGGGATEDEESPWNDGRSCSWNDGDAPPRIPGAPRPMAAGYSSDPADDASARRPRSTPSAVLDKIESLAMYDWSGPLRSRTRNFYRLRGSMSEHGHGHHPSDDCSMEGGYWM